Proteins from one Desulfovibrio sp. Fe33 genomic window:
- a CDS encoding ABC transporter ATP-binding protein, translating into MIRLTDLTINLPGFTLDRVSLHVRPGEFFALMGSTGSGKTLVLETVAGLTRLNGGSVLVDGRDVTDLPPEERKVSLVYQDHALFPHLTVLQNVMYGQRYHGIKRDEGKREARALLDELGLSKLENRRPDNLSGGEKQRTALARALACRPDVVLLDEPLSSLDPQFRGELRRTLKNVHETTRTTFLMVTHDFADAMILAERGAVIKDGRLHQQDTVANIFRRPATPFTAAFVGMTNVFPARYDKNCCTFAGHSFEGLPELPARAAGFAALRPEDAFVGSVEDFPRDWQVLRGTVERVEREGFTWTAVIRCGDQSMTALVDRHMVLNRGLDCGSTVIVGFAGEHLHHMPDNG; encoded by the coding sequence GTGATCCGACTGACCGACCTGACCATCAACCTGCCGGGGTTCACCCTGGATCGAGTTTCCCTGCACGTCCGCCCCGGGGAATTCTTCGCCCTCATGGGCTCCACAGGGTCGGGCAAAACCCTGGTTCTCGAGACCGTGGCCGGGCTGACCCGGCTGAACGGCGGCTCGGTGCTCGTCGACGGCCGCGACGTGACCGACCTGCCCCCGGAAGAGCGCAAGGTCAGCCTGGTCTACCAGGACCACGCCCTGTTCCCGCACCTGACCGTGCTGCAAAACGTCATGTATGGACAACGATACCACGGAATAAAGCGGGATGAAGGGAAACGCGAGGCCCGAGCCCTGCTCGACGAACTGGGCCTCTCGAAACTCGAAAACCGACGCCCGGACAACCTCTCCGGAGGCGAAAAGCAACGCACCGCCCTGGCCCGCGCCCTGGCGTGCCGCCCGGATGTGGTCCTGCTGGACGAGCCCCTCTCCTCCCTGGACCCTCAGTTTCGGGGGGAGCTGCGGCGAACCCTGAAAAATGTGCATGAGACCACGCGCACGACCTTCCTGATGGTCACGCACGACTTTGCGGACGCCATGATCCTGGCCGAGCGGGGAGCGGTCATCAAGGACGGCAGGCTGCACCAGCAGGACACGGTAGCCAACATATTCCGGCGTCCGGCCACGCCTTTCACCGCCGCCTTCGTCGGCATGACCAACGTATTCCCGGCCCGCTACGACAAAAACTGCTGCACCTTCGCGGGGCACTCCTTCGAAGGGTTGCCCGAACTGCCCGCGCGAGCTGCGGGCTTCGCGGCCCTTCGGCCCGAAGACGCCTTTGTCGGAAGCGTGGAGGATTTCCCGCGGGACTGGCAGGTCCTGCGCGGGACAGTAGAACGGGTGGAGCGGGAGGGATTCACCTGGACCGCCGTCATCCGCTGCGGCGATCAGAGCATGACCGCCCTGGTGGACCGCCACATGGTGCTCAACCGGGGCCTGGACTGCGGCTCGACAGTGATCGTCGGCTTCGCCGGAGAACACCTACACCACATGCCGGACAACGGCTGA
- a CDS encoding ABC transporter permease, with protein sequence MRPLPGRIFQGWMLASAALVLLFIGIPMASTLTGPTWEVFIDTLGDPEVLASVWLSMSTSAAAAGIAFVFGTPLAYLLARNEFPGKKVVESLVDLPIMIPHPVVGIALLGLTSPNTAFGSLLQSMGVEIMGSTTGIVAVLVFVGVPFYVNAAKSGIESIPRRLENVSRSLGAGSAATFFRITLPLCWRYMLVGMIMCMARALSEFGAIIIVAYHPMVAPVLMYERFTAYGLKYSQPVAVILILVSMLFFLLLRSLSLPKGKPS encoded by the coding sequence TTGCGGCCCCTCCCCGGCCGCATATTCCAGGGCTGGATGCTCGCCTCGGCCGCGCTGGTGCTGCTGTTCATCGGCATCCCCATGGCCTCCACCCTGACCGGGCCGACCTGGGAAGTCTTCATCGACACCCTGGGCGATCCCGAGGTCCTGGCCTCGGTCTGGCTGTCCATGTCCACCTCGGCGGCCGCCGCAGGCATCGCCTTCGTTTTCGGCACGCCCCTCGCGTATCTGCTGGCGCGGAACGAATTCCCCGGCAAGAAAGTTGTCGAAAGCCTGGTGGACCTGCCGATCATGATCCCCCACCCGGTGGTGGGCATCGCCCTGCTCGGGCTGACCAGTCCAAACACCGCCTTCGGGAGCCTGCTGCAATCCATGGGCGTGGAAATCATGGGGTCGACCACGGGCATCGTGGCCGTACTCGTGTTTGTGGGCGTCCCCTTCTACGTGAACGCGGCCAAATCGGGCATCGAATCCATTCCCCGGCGGCTCGAGAACGTTTCGCGCTCCCTGGGAGCCGGGTCCGCAGCCACATTCTTCCGCATCACCCTGCCGCTGTGCTGGCGTTACATGCTGGTCGGCATGATTATGTGCATGGCCCGCGCCCTGTCCGAATTCGGGGCCATCATCATCGTGGCCTACCACCCCATGGTCGCGCCGGTGCTCATGTACGAGCGATTCACGGCCTACGGACTCAAGTATTCCCAGCCCGTGGCCGTAATCCTCATCCTCGTCAGTATGCTCTTCTTCCTCTTGCTCCGGTCCCTGTCCCTGCCCAAAGGAAAGCCCTCGTGA
- the wtpA gene encoding tungstate ABC transporter substrate-binding protein WtpA, whose product MSHRIPAFMAAVAMTLVLLLAPGAAQAEPSGKLIIFHAGSLSVPFAAIEKQFEAKYPKVDVLREAGGSTKMARLISEVGKPADIMASADYVVIDKNLIPKFSSWNVRFASNQMVLCYTDKSKFADEINGDKWADILLRDGVVWGHSDPNLDPCGYRSLMVLQLAEKFYDRAGLYEQFLANRPEKNVRPKSVELISLLQSGHMDYAWEYLSVAVQHNLKYVTLDKHLNLGDFDMNAYYASAKVKVTGKEPGTFIERVGKSITYGITRIDKAPNPEAADAFLAFLFAPEGGLKILKDMGQPPFVPVRTNADGMAKLPEALKPLATVSE is encoded by the coding sequence ATGTCACACCGTATTCCCGCATTCATGGCCGCCGTGGCCATGACCTTGGTCCTGCTGCTGGCTCCGGGCGCCGCACAGGCCGAGCCTTCCGGCAAACTCATCATCTTCCATGCAGGCAGCCTGTCCGTCCCGTTCGCGGCCATCGAAAAACAATTCGAAGCCAAGTACCCCAAGGTGGACGTCCTGCGCGAAGCGGGCGGCTCCACGAAAATGGCGCGCCTGATCTCCGAAGTGGGCAAGCCCGCCGACATCATGGCTTCCGCCGACTACGTGGTCATCGACAAGAACCTGATCCCCAAATTTTCCTCCTGGAACGTCCGCTTCGCCTCCAACCAGATGGTGCTTTGCTACACCGACAAGTCCAAGTTCGCGGATGAAATCAACGGCGACAAATGGGCCGACATTCTCCTGCGCGACGGCGTGGTCTGGGGCCACTCCGATCCCAACCTGGACCCCTGCGGCTACCGCTCCCTGATGGTCCTGCAACTCGCCGAAAAATTCTATGACAGGGCGGGTCTCTACGAACAGTTCCTGGCCAACCGCCCCGAGAAGAACGTCCGGCCGAAGTCCGTCGAGCTCATCTCCCTGCTCCAGTCCGGGCATATGGACTACGCCTGGGAATACCTGTCCGTGGCCGTGCAGCACAATCTCAAGTACGTCACCCTGGACAAGCACCTGAACCTCGGCGATTTCGACATGAACGCCTACTATGCCTCGGCCAAGGTCAAGGTTACCGGCAAGGAACCCGGCACCTTCATCGAACGCGTGGGCAAATCCATCACCTACGGCATCACCCGGATCGACAAGGCTCCCAACCCGGAAGCCGCCGACGCCTTCCTGGCCTTCCTGTTCGCCCCCGAGGGCGGGCTGAAGATTCTGAAGGACATGGGCCAGCCGCCGTTCGTGCCGGTGCGCACCAACGCCGACGGCATGGCGAAGCTGCCCGAGGCCCTCAAGCCCCTGGCCACCGTCTCCGAATAA